One segment of Nitrospinota bacterium DNA contains the following:
- a CDS encoding class I SAM-dependent methyltransferase — protein sequence MGGQKETQKEWYNDNRARCSLDLKGLNNEVHLSRFRAVLPSGVRFDDSLEVGCGDGWYSARLRPRIGVDISFNSVKQFEGLRTRLMVADVENLPFADNSFDVVYGFSILHHLENIGRGLKEINRVLKPGGCIAFGGENSALCPMNYVFPVLYGNWHIEKGFRRISPAKVLALLNDAGFADYRYATGGFAVYGINEPVMRATRAVESVVEKSALLRRFAGFLYFSAKKAA from the coding sequence ATGGGCGGGCAAAAAGAAACTCAAAAGGAATGGTACAACGACAACAGGGCGCGCTGCTCGCTCGACCTCAAAGGCCTCAACAACGAAGTACACCTCTCGCGGTTCCGCGCGGTGCTCCCCTCCGGCGTCCGGTTCGACGATTCGCTGGAGGTAGGATGCGGCGACGGCTGGTACAGCGCGCGCCTGCGGCCGCGCATCGGCGTGGACATCTCATTCAACAGCGTAAAACAATTCGAGGGTCTGCGGACGCGCCTGATGGTGGCGGATGTGGAAAACCTGCCGTTCGCCGATAACAGCTTTGATGTGGTCTACGGCTTTTCCATCCTGCACCACCTTGAAAACATCGGGCGCGGCCTGAAGGAAATCAACCGGGTGCTCAAACCGGGCGGCTGCATAGCCTTCGGCGGCGAGAACAGCGCGCTCTGCCCGATGAACTACGTCTTCCCAGTGTTGTACGGCAACTGGCACATCGAAAAAGGATTCCGGCGCATATCCCCCGCGAAAGTGTTGGCGCTGCTGAACGATGCGGGTTTTGCCGATTACCGCTACGCCACCGGCGGATTCGCCGTCTACGGCATCAACGAGCCGGTGATGCGCGCCACCCGCGCGGTGGAATCGGTGGTTGAGAAATCGGCCCTGCTGCGCCGCTTCGCCGGTTTTCTCTACTTTTCCGCGAAAAAGGCCGCGTAG
- a CDS encoding type II secretion system F family protein, with protein MPAFAWQATAPDGRVVNGVMDAPDRAAVVERLRKDDFFPVAIAPESKRRSLASYFPRRTAKLAARELLDFTRQMAVLLKSGLELDRCLVIMRDLMSADSGRAIVNSIQKDVHAGETLSRALAKQEGSFPPIYLNMVRAGETGGFLEKVFERLSVFLETRMRLIESVRSALIYPAVVVTAGIVAVGVLMVYVIPKFAKIFEGMGGELPFSTRMLIGFSHFIGGYWYWLLAAAVGAAFGFRQWLASPAGRVKRDAVVLRLPLFGPLATKTMLAQFTRTFGTLLQSGVPIMQSLMIVKDTVSNKVLARLLEKTAKGVKEGRRISAQLAESGLFPPLATHMILVGEESGQLDEMMLKMAAIYDEEVETAVKRMLALLEPALILAMGIGVAFVVVSMLTAIFSANDLLM; from the coding sequence ATGCCGGCGTTCGCGTGGCAGGCCACCGCCCCGGACGGCCGCGTGGTGAACGGCGTGATGGATGCGCCCGACCGGGCGGCGGTGGTGGAGCGGCTCCGCAAAGACGATTTTTTTCCCGTCGCCATCGCGCCGGAATCCAAGCGCCGTTCGCTCGCCTCGTACTTCCCCCGACGCACGGCAAAGCTGGCGGCGCGCGAGTTGCTCGATTTCACCCGGCAAATGGCGGTGCTGCTGAAAAGCGGGCTGGAGCTGGACCGCTGCCTTGTCATCATGCGTGACCTGATGTCCGCCGATAGCGGACGCGCCATCGTGAATAGCATACAAAAGGACGTCCACGCCGGCGAAACACTCAGCCGCGCGCTGGCGAAGCAGGAGGGGAGCTTTCCGCCGATCTACCTGAACATGGTCCGCGCCGGCGAGACGGGCGGCTTTCTGGAAAAGGTATTCGAGCGCCTTTCCGTTTTCCTTGAAACCCGGATGCGGCTTATCGAATCGGTCCGCTCCGCGCTCATCTATCCGGCGGTGGTCGTCACCGCGGGAATCGTGGCGGTCGGCGTGCTGATGGTCTACGTCATTCCGAAATTCGCCAAAATTTTCGAGGGAATGGGGGGCGAACTCCCCTTTTCCACCCGGATGCTTATCGGGTTCAGCCACTTCATCGGCGGCTATTGGTATTGGCTGCTGGCGGCGGCCGTCGGCGCGGCCTTCGGCTTCCGCCAATGGCTCGCCTCCCCCGCCGGGCGGGTGAAGCGGGACGCTGTCGTGCTGCGGCTGCCGCTCTTCGGGCCGCTGGCCACCAAGACGATGCTGGCGCAGTTCACCCGCACCTTCGGCACCCTGCTGCAAAGCGGCGTGCCGATCATGCAAAGCCTGATGATCGTCAAGGATACGGTCTCCAACAAAGTCCTCGCGCGTCTGCTGGAAAAAACCGCCAAAGGGGTGAAAGAGGGGCGGCGCATCAGCGCGCAGCTTGCCGAGAGCGGACTTTTTCCGCCGCTGGCCACCCACATGATATTGGTGGGGGAGGAGAGCGGCCAGTTGGATGAAATGATGCTGAAGATGGCCGCCATCTACGACGAAGAGGTGGAGACCGCCGTGAAGCGGATGCTCGCCCTGCTGGAACCGGCGCTCATCCTCGCCATGGGCATCGGCGTCGCTTTCGTCGTCGTTTCGATGCTGACGGCGATTTTCTCCGCCAACGACCTGCTGATGTAA
- a CDS encoding EAL domain-containing protein: protein MPLDVKNLPDLALKLVENAAEGILITKKNGAIVYANNAFLQISGYSFEETLGKTPRMLQSGKHGREFYREMWDDLSFKGAWQGEVWNKRKDGNIYPQRMSITELGNPENGGEVYYASMAHDLTQVKHNEEELLHRAYHDALTKLPNRHLFMDRLEQVVNRAGRKRLKFAVMFIDLDNFKNINDSLGHHIGDILLKEISRRLVHCARDVDTVSRIGGDEFTIILEAVEKEEDIGIVASRIRKRMAEPFSLDGNEFYITVSIGIAIYPENGETAAGLLKNADLAMHHVKEMGRNNFHYFTESLNRKAINRMEMEIQLRKAIKSREMTAHYQPKIDLRTGKIIGMEALARWPESIGKFGGPAEFIPIAEQTGMIVEMDTLIMEKACKFTKEMKRMFNGKAESLKVSVNLSTKNLDSLDILKNLIAIVGDSGLDPRDVELEVTESIIVRNVESAINILNSLSKHGFSISIDDFGTGYSSLSYLTKFPISMLKIDKSFVDNLAMEPNARAIAKAIVSMAHGINIQAIAEGVENPEQLAFLRGIGCDQLQGYLFSKPLSEDGMMDLIQSGRMLPCQ from the coding sequence ATGCCGTTAGATGTAAAGAACCTGCCTGATCTGGCCCTGAAGCTGGTGGAAAATGCGGCGGAAGGCATCCTGATAACCAAGAAAAACGGCGCCATTGTTTATGCCAACAACGCGTTTCTCCAAATATCCGGTTATTCCTTTGAAGAAACTCTCGGCAAAACACCGCGAATGCTGCAATCCGGAAAACACGGCCGCGAATTTTACCGGGAGATGTGGGACGACCTCAGCTTCAAGGGCGCGTGGCAAGGCGAAGTGTGGAACAAGCGCAAAGATGGCAACATTTATCCCCAGCGGATGTCCATAACTGAATTGGGGAATCCCGAGAACGGGGGAGAGGTTTACTACGCCTCCATGGCTCATGACTTGACGCAGGTCAAGCATAATGAAGAGGAATTGCTGCACCGGGCGTACCACGACGCGCTGACCAAGCTCCCCAACCGGCACCTGTTCATGGACCGCCTGGAGCAGGTGGTCAACCGCGCCGGACGCAAGCGGCTGAAGTTCGCCGTGATGTTTATCGACCTGGACAATTTCAAGAATATCAACGACAGCCTGGGGCACCACATCGGTGACATTCTGCTGAAGGAAATTTCCCGGCGGCTGGTTCACTGCGCGCGGGACGTGGACACGGTTTCGCGCATCGGCGGCGATGAATTCACCATCATTCTGGAGGCGGTGGAAAAGGAAGAGGATATCGGCATTGTCGCCTCGCGCATCCGGAAGCGGATGGCGGAGCCTTTTTCCCTGGACGGGAACGAATTCTATATCACCGTCAGCATCGGCATAGCGATTTACCCCGAAAACGGCGAAACCGCCGCGGGCCTGCTGAAGAACGCCGATTTGGCGATGCACCATGTAAAGGAAATGGGGAGGAACAACTTCCACTACTTCACGGAATCGCTGAACAGGAAAGCCATCAACCGGATGGAGATGGAAATCCAGCTCCGCAAGGCGATAAAGAGCAGGGAAATGACCGCCCACTACCAGCCCAAGATCGATCTGCGCACCGGCAAAATCATCGGGATGGAGGCGTTGGCCCGCTGGCCGGAATCCATCGGGAAATTCGGCGGACCGGCGGAGTTCATCCCCATCGCGGAGCAGACGGGGATGATCGTCGAGATGGACACCCTCATCATGGAAAAGGCGTGCAAGTTCACAAAAGAGATGAAGAGGATGTTCAACGGCAAAGCCGAATCACTCAAGGTCTCCGTCAACCTGTCGACCAAGAACCTCGACAGCCTGGACATCCTGAAAAACCTCATCGCCATCGTCGGCGATTCCGGGCTGGACCCAAGGGATGTCGAACTGGAGGTTACCGAAAGCATTATCGTCCGCAACGTCGAGTCCGCGATAAACATCCTCAATTCGCTCAGCAAGCACGGTTTTTCCATTTCCATCGACGATTTTGGCACCGGCTACTCGTCGCTTTCCTATCTGACGAAGTTCCCCATCAGCATGTTGAAAATAGACAAATCGTTTGTGGACAACCTGGCGATGGAGCCGAATGCGCGCGCCATCGCCAAGGCCATCGTATCCATGGCGCACGGCATAAACATACAGGCGATAGCCGAAGGGGTGGAAAATCCGGAACAGCTGGCTTTCCTCCGCGGCATAGGATGCGACCAGTTGCAGGGGTATCTGTTCAGCAAACCCCTTTCCGAAGACGGGATGATGGATCTGATACAATCCGGCAGGATGCTGCCGTGCCAATGA
- the spoVG gene encoding septation regulator SpoVG translates to MEITEVVIRTVEDERLKAYVSLTIENALVIKDIKIVEGKNGLFVSMPSRKRKNGKYQDIAHPINSGFRKQLEDHVFDEYRKIVGDSFVVAREIPAHHQEAYEV, encoded by the coding sequence ATGGAGATAACGGAAGTTGTGATCCGGACGGTGGAGGACGAACGCCTTAAAGCCTACGTTTCATTGACAATCGAAAATGCGCTGGTCATCAAGGACATAAAGATCGTCGAGGGGAAAAACGGCCTTTTTGTATCGATGCCCAGCCGCAAACGTAAAAACGGCAAATACCAGGACATAGCCCACCCCATCAACAGCGGCTTCCGCAAGCAGCTGGAAGACCATGTTTTCGATGAATACCGGAAAATTGTCGGGGATTCGTTCGTGGTGGCCCGCGAAATTCCGGCCCACCATCAAGAGGCGTACGAAGTCTAA
- a CDS encoding glycosyltransferase family 2 protein, which yields MQDTPLVSVVVVTLNNAALLKNCLASLYAQSWPAIEIIVVDNGSEEDIAGLVTKEFPRAKFLRFEENLGFAEGNNRGIAAGGGEIVALINNDAVASPGWVKSLVEAAIAEPRAGAVASVIIDGNNPAVFDSLGMGAALDGMARQVAKGEPVAKAAYPRELLMASGCACLYRRAALDEVGFFDPDFFAYCEDSDLGLRLQMAGWRCLLAQNAVVHHYYSMTFGRFSMKKVYWVERNHFWVFFKNYPLILFPLLPFATAWRLFLQAWYLSRGNAATDGFKQNTSMGELLKVYLRAYWDMARGIPKMLGKRMKNPRRLGMWDAAMLLHRHRLTAKQVLGIR from the coding sequence GTGCAGGATACGCCGCTCGTCTCCGTCGTCGTGGTTACGCTCAATAACGCCGCGCTTTTGAAAAACTGCCTCGCGTCGCTGTACGCCCAATCATGGCCCGCCATTGAAATCATCGTCGTCGATAACGGCAGCGAAGAGGATATCGCCGGGCTGGTGACGAAAGAATTCCCGCGCGCGAAGTTTTTACGGTTCGAGGAAAATCTCGGCTTTGCCGAAGGGAACAACCGGGGCATTGCCGCCGGCGGCGGCGAGATTGTGGCGCTCATCAATAACGATGCGGTGGCTTCCCCCGGCTGGGTGAAAAGTTTAGTGGAGGCCGCTATTGCCGAGCCGCGCGCGGGGGCGGTCGCCAGCGTCATTATCGATGGCAACAATCCCGCAGTCTTTGACAGCCTCGGCATGGGGGCCGCGCTGGACGGTATGGCGCGGCAGGTGGCAAAAGGGGAACCGGTGGCCAAGGCCGCGTATCCGCGTGAGCTGCTGATGGCCTCGGGCTGCGCCTGCCTGTATCGTCGCGCCGCGCTGGACGAGGTTGGTTTTTTCGATCCCGATTTCTTCGCCTACTGCGAAGACAGCGATCTGGGCCTGCGCCTCCAAATGGCGGGGTGGCGCTGCCTGCTGGCGCAAAACGCGGTGGTGCACCACTACTACTCCATGACCTTCGGGCGCTTCTCGATGAAAAAGGTTTATTGGGTGGAGCGGAACCATTTTTGGGTGTTTTTTAAAAACTACCCGCTGATCCTTTTTCCGCTGCTGCCATTCGCCACGGCGTGGCGGCTTTTTTTGCAGGCGTGGTATCTTTCGCGCGGCAACGCCGCCACCGACGGATTCAAACAAAACACATCGATGGGGGAACTTTTGAAGGTCTACCTGCGGGCCTATTGGGATATGGCGCGCGGAATCCCGAAGATGCTTGGCAAGCGGATGAAAAATCCCCGGCGGCTCGGCATGTGGGACGCCGCGATGCTGCTGCACCGCCACCGCCTCACGGCGAAGCAGGTGCTCGGCATACGGTAG
- a CDS encoding DUF2304 domain-containing protein yields MNAELRIISILVSLGFIGIIFELVRRKRLKESYALTWFFTGFASLAAALFSGWLDALAHLLGFGLTSNAIIVFFIFLLLTLLLGMSVAITRLSELVQALVQEVGLLKNRLEEKERAGRRDV; encoded by the coding sequence ATGAACGCGGAACTGCGGATTATTTCGATTCTCGTGTCGCTCGGTTTCATCGGCATTATTTTCGAGTTGGTCCGGCGCAAGCGGCTGAAGGAGAGCTACGCCCTCACCTGGTTTTTCACCGGCTTCGCGTCGCTGGCGGCCGCGCTTTTCTCCGGCTGGCTGGATGCGCTGGCGCACCTGCTCGGCTTCGGCCTCACCTCGAACGCCATCATCGTCTTTTTCATTTTCCTCTTGCTGACGCTGCTGCTCGGCATGAGCGTCGCCATCACCCGTCTTTCGGAGCTGGTGCAAGCGCTGGTGCAGGAAGTGGGGCTGCTGAAAAACCGGCTGGAGGAAAAGGAACGCGCCGGCCGCCGCGATGTTTAA
- a CDS encoding sigma-54-dependent Fis family transcriptional regulator yields the protein MTDILVVDDDGNMRQALCEALERAGYSVEPAADAAAGLMKLEMGEFRLVVTDIRMPKKSGLEFLDEIKALRPALPVVLITAYGTMETAVEAMRKGAADYLLKPFSADTLEKTVKRLLEGEGAETVKAPAAPRPAARATRAKERPIVTKNKKMLEMLEMAERTAASRASVLIQGESGTGKELLARFIHQKSDRAHGPFVAINCAAIPETLLESELFGHEKGAFTGAMARKAGKFELADGGTILLDEISEMDPAVQAKLLRVLQEREIDRVGGTAPVAVDVRVIATTNRRMEEFVRQGKFREDLYFRLNVIPLVIPPLRERQEDIQPLAEYFAARFAAEAGKNVTGLTAEAMDILQKCRWRGNIRELENVMERAVLLARGGKVGPADLFMLPAGDEAPPARPASGGPREMPKGAAPYMEPGMTVEEMERRLIFGTLDKAGNNRTKAADMLGISIRTLRNKLNAYKVETKGE from the coding sequence ATGACCGACATACTGGTGGTGGACGACGACGGGAACATGCGCCAGGCGCTGTGCGAAGCGCTGGAGCGCGCCGGCTACAGCGTGGAGCCGGCGGCGGATGCCGCGGCCGGGCTGATGAAGCTGGAGATGGGGGAGTTCCGTCTCGTCGTTACCGATATCCGCATGCCCAAAAAAAGCGGCCTCGAATTTCTGGACGAGATCAAGGCGCTGCGTCCCGCCCTGCCGGTGGTGCTGATCACCGCATACGGCACCATGGAAACCGCCGTGGAAGCGATGCGCAAGGGAGCGGCCGACTATCTCCTGAAACCGTTTTCCGCCGACACGCTGGAAAAAACGGTGAAGCGCCTGCTGGAAGGCGAAGGGGCGGAAACCGTCAAAGCCCCCGCCGCGCCCCGCCCCGCGGCCCGCGCCACCCGCGCGAAAGAGCGCCCCATCGTCACCAAAAACAAAAAAATGCTGGAGATGCTCGAAATGGCGGAGCGGACGGCCGCGTCCCGCGCATCGGTGCTCATTCAGGGGGAAAGCGGCACCGGCAAAGAGCTGCTGGCCCGTTTCATCCACCAAAAGAGCGACCGCGCACACGGCCCTTTTGTGGCCATCAATTGCGCGGCGATTCCCGAAACCCTGCTGGAGAGCGAGCTGTTCGGCCACGAGAAGGGGGCCTTCACCGGCGCGATGGCCCGCAAAGCGGGCAAATTCGAGCTTGCCGACGGCGGCACCATCCTGCTGGACGAAATATCCGAGATGGATCCCGCCGTGCAGGCGAAACTGCTGCGCGTGCTGCAGGAGCGCGAGATCGACCGCGTGGGGGGAACCGCCCCCGTCGCCGTCGACGTGCGGGTGATCGCCACCACCAACCGGCGGATGGAGGAATTTGTCCGGCAGGGAAAATTCCGGGAAGACCTCTACTTCCGCCTGAACGTCATTCCGCTGGTGATTCCGCCGCTGCGCGAGCGGCAGGAGGATATCCAGCCGCTGGCCGAATACTTCGCCGCCCGCTTCGCCGCCGAAGCGGGAAAAAACGTGACCGGCCTCACCGCGGAGGCGATGGACATTTTGCAAAAATGCCGGTGGCGCGGCAACATCCGCGAACTGGAAAATGTGATGGAGCGCGCCGTCCTGCTGGCGCGGGGCGGGAAGGTCGGCCCGGCCGATCTCTTCATGCTCCCCGCGGGCGACGAAGCGCCGCCGGCGCGGCCCGCATCGGGCGGCCCGCGCGAAATGCCCAAGGGGGCCGCGCCGTACATGGAGCCCGGCATGACCGTGGAAGAAATGGAACGGCGGCTGATATTCGGCACGCTGGACAAAGCGGGAAACAACCGCACCAAGGCGGCCGACATGCTGGGCATATCGATACGCACCTTGCGCAACAAACTCAACGCCTATAAAGTGGAAACCAAAGGGGAATAA
- a CDS encoding DUF2905 domain-containing protein, producing MGDATPIAKMLIGVGLLIAAIGVALLLLGNKLPWLGRLPGDIVIKRESFTVYFPLATSIIISLALTLLFWLFGRK from the coding sequence ATGGGTGACGCAACGCCAATCGCCAAAATGCTGATCGGCGTTGGTCTGCTGATAGCCGCCATCGGCGTGGCGCTGCTCTTGCTGGGCAACAAGCTGCCGTGGCTCGGCCGCCTGCCGGGGGACATCGTGATCAAGCGGGAGAGCTTCACCGTCTACTTCCCGCTCGCCACCTCGATTATCATCTCGCTCGCCCTCACCCTTCTCTTCTGGCTGTTCGGAAGGAAATAA
- the ispE gene encoding 4-(cytidine 5'-diphospho)-2-C-methyl-D-erythritol kinase, which yields MFKKLSVASPAKINLVLKVTGKRKDGYHTLATLFQMLELADTLTFSPDPSGRVRVICSDRSIPEKKNLVYRAAQLLWRPGLPGVRIEVKKEIPSGAGLGGGSSNAATALMALNHIWHCRLSPERLRGLAAGLGADVPFFLTAPRAWATGIGDRLTPLPPAADFHILLVKPRVKIPTPMVYRLYDERLTKKPTVLRMNPIFNKKGFLLKDTVRFLENDLEDAVLETWPVVNRIKRELIDSGGKGVMVSGSGSTVFALFSSRREALAAQRALSRRPWWCRVTSPKGDMQHAASFLGGQ from the coding sequence ATGTTTAAAAAACTCTCGGTGGCAAGCCCGGCGAAAATAAACCTCGTCCTCAAGGTTACGGGCAAACGCAAGGACGGCTATCACACGCTGGCCACCCTTTTTCAGATGCTGGAACTGGCCGATACGCTCACCTTCAGCCCCGACCCGTCGGGGCGTGTGCGGGTGATCTGCTCGGACCGCTCGATACCGGAAAAAAAGAACCTCGTCTACCGCGCCGCGCAGCTTCTCTGGCGCCCCGGCCTGCCGGGCGTGCGCATCGAGGTGAAAAAGGAGATTCCCAGCGGCGCGGGATTGGGCGGCGGCAGCTCGAACGCCGCCACGGCGCTGATGGCGCTCAACCATATCTGGCATTGCAGGCTCTCCCCCGAACGTCTGCGCGGACTGGCGGCGGGGCTGGGGGCCGACGTGCCGTTTTTTCTGACCGCCCCCCGCGCGTGGGCCACCGGCATTGGCGACAGGCTTACTCCCCTGCCCCCCGCGGCGGACTTCCACATCCTGCTGGTGAAGCCGCGCGTAAAAATACCCACCCCGATGGTATATCGCCTTTATGACGAACGTTTGACAAAAAAACCAACCGTACTTAGAATGAATCCTATCTTCAATAAAAAGGGGTTTTTACTGAAAGATACGGTCCGGTTTCTGGAGAACGACCTCGAAGACGCCGTTCTGGAAACGTGGCCCGTGGTGAATCGGATCAAGCGCGAATTGATCGACTCCGGCGGGAAAGGGGTGATGGTGTCGGGGAGCGGGAGTACGGTATTCGCTTTGTTCAGTAGCCGGCGGGAAGCATTGGCGGCGCAGCGCGCCCTTTCACGGCGGCCTTGGTGGTGCAGGGTAACATCGCCAAAAGGGGATATGCAGCATGCGGCTTCTTTTCTGGGAGGACAATAA
- a CDS encoding capsular biosynthesis protein, with the protein MDGKRKKIALVSSHGGHLTEILALRGVFEGHDTFFITYEGASSAGLSPAHRIKKFHDNPLRVFTVWAEVFGILWKERPGIIFSTGAEIAIPVFYIAKFFFGCRLIYLECSAQVSTPSLTGRIVYPITDLFLVQWEPLLAKYGPRALYRGGLI; encoded by the coding sequence GTGGACGGCAAACGAAAAAAGATAGCGCTGGTCAGTTCGCACGGGGGACATCTGACCGAAATCCTCGCGCTGCGCGGAGTGTTCGAGGGACACGACACCTTCTTCATCACCTATGAGGGGGCGTCATCCGCCGGCCTTTCCCCCGCGCACCGCATTAAAAAATTCCACGATAACCCGCTGCGCGTTTTCACCGTCTGGGCGGAGGTGTTCGGCATTCTTTGGAAAGAGCGGCCCGGCATAATCTTTTCCACCGGGGCCGAGATCGCCATTCCCGTTTTTTATATTGCCAAGTTCTTTTTTGGCTGCCGCCTCATATATCTGGAGTGCAGCGCGCAGGTTTCCACCCCCTCGCTCACCGGGCGCATCGTCTATCCCATAACCGACCTCTTCCTCGTGCAGTGGGAACCGTTGCTGGCGAAATACGGCCCGCGCGCGCTTTATAGGGGAGGGCTGATCTGA
- a CDS encoding TIGR01212 family radical SAM protein (This family includes YhcC from E. coli K-12, an uncharacterized radical SAM protein.): MPEDRFYSLGKHLKKVFDERVHKIAVQIPTVGTIVEGGYSLCAGGTIAAPPDEMISTSVGAQLAAAKERVRQRFKFGKFIAHIHAAPGVLTSLESIQSAVDEIAVDNEVIGLNITTRPYCLTPEMTRFLRNVSKQMFTWLELGLHSTHDETLRRIGMRLRWAEARDNVMALMGTKMHIAPHVVFGLPGETPAMMRETMRVISRMGFEGMNIHHFYVLRGCRFEQEFNEGTLPMIGREEYVSLACDFIEMLPPDTVLHRIVGEAPDDRLLGPDWTLMKKENLDLIVAELAKRGSAQGRYWDVVEMTPVFIHPRAAPAPAAPTVDSNAETQTMSSADAAVAVLDADTAPSPDTAPDDGAPAPGPADNG, encoded by the coding sequence ATGCCTGAAGACAGGTTTTATTCGCTCGGCAAACACCTGAAGAAGGTCTTTGACGAACGTGTGCATAAAATAGCCGTACAGATACCCACCGTGGGCACCATCGTGGAGGGGGGCTATTCGCTTTGCGCGGGCGGCACCATCGCCGCGCCGCCGGACGAAATGATCTCCACTTCCGTCGGCGCCCAGTTGGCCGCCGCCAAGGAGCGGGTGCGGCAGCGTTTCAAGTTCGGCAAGTTCATCGCCCACATCCACGCCGCGCCGGGGGTGCTGACCTCCCTGGAGAGCATCCAGTCGGCGGTGGACGAGATCGCGGTGGATAACGAGGTGATCGGGCTGAACATCACGACGCGCCCCTATTGCCTCACGCCGGAGATGACCCGCTTCCTGCGCAACGTGTCGAAACAGATGTTCACCTGGCTGGAACTGGGGCTGCACAGCACGCACGACGAAACGCTGCGGCGGATCGGCATGCGCCTGCGCTGGGCCGAAGCGCGCGACAATGTGATGGCCCTCATGGGAACCAAGATGCACATCGCGCCGCATGTGGTGTTCGGCCTTCCCGGCGAAACGCCCGCGATGATGCGCGAAACGATGCGGGTCATATCCCGCATGGGATTCGAGGGGATGAACATCCACCACTTCTATGTGCTGCGCGGCTGCCGCTTCGAACAGGAGTTCAACGAAGGGACGCTGCCGATGATCGGCCGCGAGGAATATGTAAGCCTTGCGTGCGATTTCATCGAGATGCTTCCCCCGGATACCGTGCTGCACCGCATTGTGGGGGAAGCGCCGGATGACCGCCTGCTGGGGCCGGACTGGACCCTGATGAAGAAAGAAAACCTGGATCTCATCGTTGCCGAACTGGCGAAGCGTGGGAGCGCTCAGGGGCGCTATTGGGATGTCGTCGAGATGACTCCGGTATTTATCCACCCCCGCGCGGCGCCTGCCCCAGCCGCCCCAACGGTTGATTCCAATGCCGAGACCCAAACGATGTCGTCCGCCGATGCCGCCGTTGCCGTGCTTGATGCCGATACCGCGCCGTCCCCTGATACCGCGCCCGATGACGGCGCGCCCGCTCCCGGCCCCGCCGACAATGGGTGA
- a CDS encoding glycosyltransferase family 2 protein has translation MENRTLIIVPAYNEEQALPATLAELKRHFPPENILVVNDGSADGTGAAAKNAGVRVVNLPVNMGIGVAMQTGYKFAARNGFEAAVQCDGDGQHPARQIPQLLAGLTEGNNLVVGSRFVDADMEGFKSLFVRRQVIRYFSHLIALLTGVRVWDVTSGFRAADRRVIEIYSADYPFDYPEPEALVLLARHGCRIAEVPVVMRGRQGGVSSIGLFAGLYYVVKVSIGLLVQRLRR, from the coding sequence ATGGAAAACAGAACGCTTATCATCGTACCGGCCTATAACGAGGAACAGGCCCTTCCCGCCACGCTGGCGGAACTCAAGCGTCACTTCCCGCCGGAAAATATCCTGGTGGTGAACGACGGCAGCGCCGACGGCACTGGCGCGGCGGCGAAAAACGCGGGTGTGCGGGTGGTGAACCTGCCGGTGAACATGGGGATCGGCGTGGCGATGCAGACCGGTTACAAGTTCGCCGCGCGCAACGGGTTCGAGGCCGCCGTGCAGTGCGACGGCGACGGACAGCACCCCGCGCGGCAGATTCCACAGTTACTGGCCGGATTGACGGAAGGGAACAATCTTGTCGTCGGCTCCCGCTTCGTCGACGCGGACATGGAGGGATTCAAATCGCTCTTCGTGCGGCGGCAGGTGATCCGTTATTTCTCGCACCTGATCGCGCTGCTCACCGGCGTGCGGGTGTGGGACGTGACCTCCGGCTTCCGCGCGGCCGACCGGCGGGTGATTGAAATTTATTCCGCCGACTACCCCTTTGACTACCCCGAGCCGGAAGCGCTGGTGCTGTTGGCGCGGCACGGCTGCCGCATCGCGGAGGTGCCGGTGGTCATGCGCGGACGGCAAGGGGGGGTATCGAGCATCGGGCTGTTTGCCGGGCTTTATTATGTGGTAAAAGTATCCATCGGCCTTTTGGTGCAACGGTTAAGGAGATAG